In a single window of the Rhodamnia argentea isolate NSW1041297 chromosome 2, ASM2092103v1, whole genome shotgun sequence genome:
- the LOC115757522 gene encoding pathogenesis-related thaumatin-like protein 3.5 — protein sequence MAVVTSKSHLLLLVLCILSIGNSIVSATVFTLQNQCSYTVWPGSLSGNAAALGNGGFALPPGSSVHLPVPPGWSGRFWGRTGCSFDGSGAGTCVTGDCPGGLKCTGGGTPPATLVEFTIAAPNAGGMDFYDVSLVDGYNVGMEVRATGGTGDCQDAGCSADVNANCPAELRVADGSGRVVACKSACEAFSRPEYCCTGDHGTPQTCGPSQYSEMFKRACPTAYSYAYDDATSTRTCTGSDYLITFCPAQT from the exons ATGGCGGTCGTCACCTCCAAAtctcatctcctcctcctcgtcctctgcATCCTCTCGATAG GCAATTCTATTGTATCAGCGACTGTCTTCACCCTCCAGAATCAATGCAGCTACACCGTGTGGCCCGGCTCTCTCTCCGGCAACGCCGCCGCCCTCGGCAACGGCGGCTTCGCCCTGCCCCCGGGTAGCTCCGTCCATCTCCCGGTCCCGCCGGGCTGGTCCGGTCGCTTCTGGGGCCGCACCGGCTGCAGCTTCGACGGGTCCGGCGCCGGGACCTGCGTCACCGGCGACTGCCCCGGCGGGCTCAAGTGCACCGGCGGAGGAACCCCGCCGGCGACCCTGGTGGAGTTCACGATCGCCGCCCCGAACGCCGGGGGCATGGACTTCTACGACGTGAGCCTGGTGGACGGGTACAACGTGGGGATGGAGGTGCGGGCGACGGGAGGCACCGGCGACTGCCAGGACGCGGGCTGCTCGGCGGACGTCAATGCCAACTGCCCGGCGGAGCTGCGGGTCGCCGACGGGTCGGGGAGGGTGGTGGCGTGCAAAAGCGCGTGCGAGGCGTTCAGCAGGCCGGAGTACTGCTGCACCGGCGACCACGGGACGCCGCAGACGTGCGGGCCGTCGCAGTACTCGGAGATGTTCAAGAGGGCGTGCCCGACAGCGTACAGCTACGCGTACGACGACGCCACGAGCACGCGAACGTGTACCGGGTCGGACTATTTGATCACTTTTTGCCCGGCCCAGACCTAA
- the LOC115757523 gene encoding pathogenesis-related thaumatin-like protein 3.5, whose protein sequence is MAVVTSKSHLLLLVLCILSTGNSIVSATVFTLQNQCSYTVWPGSLSGNAAALGNGGFALPPGSSVHLPVPPGWSGRFWGRTGCSFDGSGAGTCVTGDCPGGLKCTGGGTPPATLVEFTVAAPNAGGMDFYDVSLVDGYNVGMAVRATGGTGDCQYAGCSADVNANCPAELRVADGSGMVVACKSACEAFSRPEYCCTGDHGTPQTCGPSQYSEMFKKACPTAYSYAYDDATSTRTCTGSDYLITFCPAQT, encoded by the exons ATGGCGGTCGTCACCTCCAAAtctcatctcctcctcctcgtcctctgcATCCTCTCGACAG GCAATTCTATTGTATCAGCGACTGTCTTCACCCTCCAGAATCAATGCAGCTACACCGTGTGGCCCGGCTCTCTCTCCGGCAACGCCGCCGCCCTCGGCAACGGCGGCTTCGCCCTGCCCCCGGGTAGCTCCGTCCATCTCCCGGTCCCGCCGGGCTGGTCCGGTCGCTTCTGGGGCCGCACCGGCTGCAGCTTCGACGGGTCCGGCGCCGGGACCTGCGTCACCGGCGACTGCCCCGGCGGGCTCAAGTGCACCGGCGGAGGAACCCCGCCGGCGACCCTGGTGGAGTTCACCGTCGCCGCCCCGAACGCCGGGGGCATGGACTTCTACGACGTGAGCCTGGTGGACGGGTACAACGTGGGGATGGCGGTGCGGGCGACGGGAGGCACCGGCGACTGCCAGTACGCGGGCTGCTCAGCGGACGTCAACGCCAACTGCCCGGCGGAGCTGCGGGTTGCCGACGGGTCGGGGATGGTGGTGGCGTGCAAAAGCGCGTGCGAGGCGTTCAGCAGGCCGGAGTACTGCTGCACCGGCGACCACGGGACGCCGCAGACGTGCGGGCCGTCGCAGTACTCGGAGATGTTCAAGAAAGCGTGCCCGACAGCGTACAGCTACGCGTACGACGACGCCACGAGCACGCGCACGTGTACCGGGTCGGACTATTTGATCACTTTTTGCCCGGCCCAGACCTAA